The proteins below are encoded in one region of Megalops cyprinoides isolate fMegCyp1 chromosome 14, fMegCyp1.pri, whole genome shotgun sequence:
- the LOC118788844 gene encoding gamma-crystallin M3-like isoform X1, producing the protein MRLSPNLMRMDIIFYEDRNFGGRYYECSSDCADFSSYLSRCNSCRVESGCWMVYDRTNYMGNQYFLRRGEYSDYSRWGMFDGIRSCRMIPMYRGAYRMRIYERENFGGQMYEVMDDCDSIMDRYHMSDCQSCNVMDGHWLFYEHPHYRGRMWYMRPGEYRSFRDMGYSNMRFMSMRRIMDIC; encoded by the exons ATCATCTTCTACGAGGACAGGAACTTCGGCGGTCGCTACTATGAGTGTAGCAGCGACTGCGCTGATTTCAGCTCCTACCTGAGCCGCTGCAACTCCTGCAGGGTGGAGAGTGGCTGCTGGATGGTCTATGACCGCACCAACTACATGGGGAACCAGTACTTCCTGAGGAGGGGCGAGTACTCTGACTACTCTCGCTGGGGCATGTTCGATGGCATCCGCTCCTGCCGTATGATCCCCATG TACAGGGGAGCCTACAGGATGAGGATCTACGAGAGGGAGAACTTTGGAGGTCAGATGTACGAGGTGATGGATGACTGCGACTCCATCATGGACCGTTACCACATGTCCGACTGCCAGTCCTGCAACGTGATGGACGGCCACTGGCTGTTTTACGAGCACCCCCACTACAGAGGCAGGATGTGGTACATGAGGCCTGGGGAGTACAGGAGCTTCAGAGACATGGGATACTCCAACATGAGATTCATGTCCATGAGGCGTATCATGGATATCTGTTAA
- the LOC118788844 gene encoding gamma-crystallin M3-like isoform X2 produces MGRIIFYEDRNFGGRYYECSSDCADFSSYLSRCNSCRVESGCWMVYDRTNYMGNQYFLRRGEYSDYSRWGMFDGIRSCRMIPMYRGAYRMRIYERENFGGQMYEVMDDCDSIMDRYHMSDCQSCNVMDGHWLFYEHPHYRGRMWYMRPGEYRSFRDMGYSNMRFMSMRRIMDIC; encoded by the exons ATGGGCAGG ATCATCTTCTACGAGGACAGGAACTTCGGCGGTCGCTACTATGAGTGTAGCAGCGACTGCGCTGATTTCAGCTCCTACCTGAGCCGCTGCAACTCCTGCAGGGTGGAGAGTGGCTGCTGGATGGTCTATGACCGCACCAACTACATGGGGAACCAGTACTTCCTGAGGAGGGGCGAGTACTCTGACTACTCTCGCTGGGGCATGTTCGATGGCATCCGCTCCTGCCGTATGATCCCCATG TACAGGGGAGCCTACAGGATGAGGATCTACGAGAGGGAGAACTTTGGAGGTCAGATGTACGAGGTGATGGATGACTGCGACTCCATCATGGACCGTTACCACATGTCCGACTGCCAGTCCTGCAACGTGATGGACGGCCACTGGCTGTTTTACGAGCACCCCCACTACAGAGGCAGGATGTGGTACATGAGGCCTGGGGAGTACAGGAGCTTCAGAGACATGGGATACTCCAACATGAGATTCATGTCCATGAGGCGTATCATGGATATCTGTTAA